Proteins from a single region of Gasterosteus aculeatus chromosome 20, fGasAcu3.hap1.1, whole genome shotgun sequence:
- the LOC120809968 gene encoding uncharacterized protein LOC120809968 produces the protein MKLLQASEDARANRRSLKPQVERRRRERMNRSLERLKALVIQQQEASPRRVEKAEILEHTVLFLQNSSERNQARADSGGGGQQQSFRDGFSTCLRRAAHFLGPEGKGLWLGAALDASLAARSSHSDSAGARRRAAASCSSSSSSSSTSGSLLLRDSSRSILRLLIQRSGYRLRMPARDTVQQSGQTSGGPQSCATSTPQQARKGTSQASKQSPPVGQSGSRSMWRPWP, from the exons ATGAAATTGCTTCAGGCTTCCGAGGACGCAAGAGCCAACAGAAGG AGTCTCAAACCTCAGGTGGAGAGACGCCGACGGGAGAGAATGAACCGCAGCCTGGAGAGGCTGAAGGCCCTCGTAATACAGCAACAG GAAGCGTCTCCGCGCAGAGTGGAGAAAGCGGAGATCCTCGAGCACACGGTCCTCTTCCTGCAGAACAGCTCCGAAAGAAACCAAGCGAGAGCTGATAGCGGAGGCGGAGGTCAGCAGCAATCTTTCCGAGACGGCTTCTCCACGTGCCTGCGGAGGGCTGCTCACTTCCTGGGACCTGAGGGGAAAGGCTTGTGGCTCGGAGCGGCACTGGACGCGTCTCTCGCCGCTCGCTCTTCCCATTCAGACTCTGCAGGCGCACGGAGACGAGCCGCAGCTagttgctcttcctcctcctcctcctcctccacctctggtTCCCTTCTCCTCAGGGATTCCTCCAGGTCTATTCTTCGGTTGTTGATACAGAGATCCGGGTACAGGCTGCGCATGCCGGCCCGCGACACCGTACAACAAAGTGGTCAGACCAGCGGGGGGCCACAAAGCTGTGCCACATCGACCCCCCAGCAGGCGCGCAAAGGCACGAGTCAAGCGAGCAAACAGAGCCCGCCGGTCGGCCAGTCGGGGAGCCGGTCCATGTGGAGGCCCTGGCCCTGA